Sequence from the Sardina pilchardus chromosome 15, fSarPil1.1, whole genome shotgun sequence genome:
TTCTGCTTGAGGCGAATCACCTCCTCCTTGCTGAATCCCCGCAGCTGCCGGTTGAGCTCGCGTACCGTCATGCTGACCAGCTGCTCGTCGGAAAAGCGGTCCTCCAGGCGGGCGTGCGAGtggtggctgtggtggtggtggtgaaggggcgggtggtggtggtggccgttCGCGTTGGTGGAGAGGTCCTCCCCGGCGTACTGTGGCCCGCGGAAGCCCTCGTACGGTgcgtggtgatggtgatggtgatgcgCGTTCCCAATCAACGCCTCCACCGCGTCCTCCGGCGTCAGATTCAACGCTTCGGGGTTGATGTGATGCTGGTAATTGGGAATCCAATAGAGATCTTCCAGCTGTCCTTTCCCACCGGCGCtcggattgttgttgttgttgctgttgttgttgttgacaccgTTAGCCAAGTTGTGTCCCGGAGGCGCACCGGGACTAGGGGCACCGAAGCTGGGTGAGGAGGGCACGGAGGAACACGGCGTGCTCAGTGGGGTGGAGGACAGAGAGCCCGGCGGGAGGCGGTGGCAGTAACGCTCGGCTTCGGGCGGCTCCTTCTTCACCTCAAACTTCATTAGATCGAAGTCGTTGACATACTCGATGGCCAGGGGACTGTTCGGTAGCTCTGCGCTCATGGCGAGATCGGTGGCCATGTCAGTCCATGCGAAACGCGCgcgtgtgtttctttttttttcctggcaCTTTGCTCTCTCAGCCTCCGACGTATGTGACCGGCTGAATGTCTCGTAGAGGTAATTTATACAGATGGCTTTAATACATATGCACGCGCCTGAGAAGGGTGTATTTAGTCCTTAAAACAGCTTCTATTTATAGCGGCGCTGAGCTCGCGCAGTTCCGTGCATGTAAATGAACTTGTACACCTGCCAGTCCGCCTCTCGGTCCCTCTTGTTGACAACTTGTGCCGGGTCAAATGAACGCCTTAATATCACGAAGCAGAGGAGGGTGAAACAAGAAACTTGTGATGTCAGTGACACAAACCTGTCTTGTCCTCGCGTCACCTCAATTGCTTTCGGCCGCTGCAAACAATTCTTGATATCGAAAGAGATGCAAAGATTTCTCCCTCctttgcctcctctcctcagtgTAACGATTTTAAATCCACTCCCGTCTGATGGCCGATTCACGTACCCAAGTTTTTCAGAAAAGGGCCAGACTCGGGCAAAGTTAGTCAAATTTCCACTGGATCAGGAAAGTGAAAAATCCTTGTTTAAGAAATTCACGGTTGTTGTCGCCCTCCAGGCCTTTTGGGGGCCTGTTGTTTTGCAGAGTTTCTTACCGCGGCGTAAAGTGCACCACTTAGGTTAAGTGTTTGCTGCAGCCTCGGGCGCCTTTTGGAGATTAGTTTAATGAAAGCATACTTCTtcctgcagcagcaacagcagctgaTATCCTGTGCATCCAGAAAGTGATTTCCCTTAAATTGTCTCTGTTGGCtaaatgtgttgtgttggatgATAAACTCTCGTCTCTATTTTGGGGGGCTTGTAGCCGCTCTTAGCTGCGGACACGCAGTTTCAGTCGCGCACCAAGAGACTATCTGTGATTTTATACTCACAACTGCTAGCACTGTCCCACCCAGCGTACGGGACAGACCAATGGAAAGGGGCGCGGCTGACATATTTGCATTGTCCTATAGCAACCTCTCCTCAGGGGCCAGCTGAAGAGAGCGTGCGGCAGCTGTCAGAGGCTCACAGTCTCCGCGAGAACAGGTGCTGAGTCCCGCCCCCTAGCGACTAAGCTCCGTCTTGAACACCGAGAGGAGAAGATGCGCAAAAAGGAAAGACGATAGCGCTGCTGGATTTACTGAGAAAATGTTTACTTCGAATGCCTAAAACTCCTCTCTGAATTTATGTAGCGTTTGGAGAACGCGGGTATTTTAGGCTGTTGACCTAGGCATTTAGCCATGAGGCTGTAATTAAACGTGGAAGATGTTTGTTTTGTGCAAATATTAACATAACTATAGTACGTTTGTGAATTGTTGCTTCTTTACAGCAAAAGGGAAAAAATATAGCCTCCAGCATAGGATATACCTACAATCCACTCTCAAGAAATTATTTTTCATAGGGGTATTCAGCATAGATTTACAGTGGTAGCATGCATTGTACATCATAATACACTGAGACAATTACGCTCGTGCAGTCGTAGTGGGATGCATTCCTTGTGAGCTTGATAAATGGGAAATTATTGCTTTTCCTAAATTGGGAATGTGAGGAAAATGCTCTCTAACAAGTTAGAGCAAAACTCACACCCTGATCTCAAGCTTTCTCTAATGGACTCAAGACGGGCCATTTGAAGCGGGCCACTCAATCAATCTCATTCAGTCTCTTCATAAAATCAATGCACATCTCCAGCACTACAAATAAGTGCGCAATATCCGCACCCGGGTTAATTATGATCGGCTTTTGACCTGCTGATGACCAAATTAATCACATAGCGCGTCAAGTCAGTCTTCATCATAGAGCCGCATGTGGGCCAGGGGTCGCGCAAGAGACAGCAGTTAAAAGGGGCCGTGCGTCTTTTTTAACGCGTACCTTCTGGACAGGCCTTGCGTACTGTATGAAACAAATTAAAAGCGACATaacactacacaatacacatGTGTTTGCTTAAACAACGACTATTACCGAATTATGGCTAAAATTATTCACACCGTGGACAAGACCTGTTCAAAGTTTATTATGGTAACAGAGTGATCATCGTGCATGCGCCATGAATTCTCCTTCAGTTGAAGTGATGTCCGAGACACACGCGCGCAGCTCGCATCAAATCTGCCGACGCAGAGGAAAGAAATAAGATGTATTAAGGAAAGGGACAAATCATATCGCGGTGCTTGAAGTTTAAGGTGCGCAAAGTCATTATATGCGTTTTTATCAAATAAGCAGGGCTGGACCCCAAAGTCCGAGCTAAGCAGTCCGCTTTGAAATGCCACATTTAAGAAGATCTACTGAAGTCCATTCATTGAGGGGGGAGATGGGCTGTGAGCGCGTGGCCGAGGGCTCTAGACATAAATTTGAAGTCAGGGTTTTCATTGTGCCTTTGCATATTGGGAGTTAGCGGCTGGTGCAGTTCCCCCTATTTAAGCAAAATGGACATCAGCATGTCGgagatccagagagagagagagagagagagagagagagagagagagagagagagagagaggattgagtTGTGCATTCCTATGAAACCACAGACAAGCATTTTACTGCTTAACTCTCtcctatcgtgtgtgtgtgtgtgtgtgtgtgtgtgtgtgtgtgtgtgtgtgtgtgtgtgtgtgtgtgtgtgtgtgcatgaggtggATGGGTGGGGTTAGGGGTTATCTGAAGCCCTCAAATCTTCAACTCAAAGATTCAGCACTAATTGTCAATAAAACTTCCCTTAAGTCATATAAGGTATGAGAGAGATATACTTGCCAACTTTTGGTCAGTACACTAATACAGCCCAGCCTTCACCATGAGATTGTTTGACACTACTGCTCACAGTGATGGCTGCAGGCTATCTCTAACAGCAGGCCCATATATGTGTACAAGTGGGCGTGAAGGACATTGAAACGATGGAAGGTTTCACTGCATAGGCCTAGATGGAAGGTTTCACACTACATAGGCCTTTTTGAAAAACCTGCATAATACCATCCAGATACACTTCAGTCTGCTTCAGAGaagcaatacaaaaaaaacatgaaaaaaactcAGTCCCTTCCTTCAATTCGAGTAACGCCATTAGACTTGTGTTATTCAGTGCTGCAGCAGTCAGTTCAATTGGATTCAGTTTTACTCTACGCCTCCACTCCACCACGACCTCAGTCCCCAGACTCTGTCCCTTTTGTCACAAGCCAAACCCCGCACACACAGCCCCGTGTGGCTACTACGTGTGGCAGTGGACCTCTCTTCTCCCGCCGCCCGCCCGCAGCACAAGTCCGTCCGTCTCCTCTTCCCGCCATCGTCGACGTCAGTCCGACTCTACTCCCCGCGTGCGGGAAATGCTCACGGACAGTATGTGTCATGTCGAATATCTCGCTCAAAAAAGGGGGGCCGCAAAGACAaactgtgtggagagagagaacagacagaggggaatggagaaagagaaaaatggcCCGCGAATGAGGAGAGAAGTATAACTGGGGGAGATGAGGGGTGGAGGGAATAGTATGatggagggaagggaagagacgGGCGGCACGACTAATGAATCTTCGTCTTTGGGGCGCGCAGTGATCGTTATTGAGTGAGCCGTGCGGGGTTTTCTctgtctcgctcgctctctcttgctgctgctgctgctcccgtaATCCCGGGGAGAAAAATTCCGCTTGAGCTTTTCCTGCGTCTGCAGCTCGTGCCTCCCCGTGCTTTTTACTCAGAAGCGGAGTATTGATCTTAATTAGAGTTTGCAGAGCTCAGCAAGTCCTGCTGTGGGTTCGAGACAGGCGGTAGCAGACATCTGTctcaaacacttacacacacacacacacacacacacacacacacacacattcacatacacatctgTCTCAAGCACTTAGGTATACTCATACACATGCAGCTGTCCCAAGATCTAACACTCACCACACCTGCCTTACGCACTTGCATGCACATCTGGCTTACAGCACTTACAAATACACCTGTTTGTAAGActtacacagacaaacatgacACAAGTGACAACCTTCTTCAGGCATCTCTAATCtccgacacacaacacactggtttATACAATCAAATAGAGTCTGTCTGCACATCAGTTTCAAATACCCAGTTgcagctacacacactacacacaaagacatacatgtacagtatgtgtcaaacaTCTCACCACATAAAACAAGATATTTCACACACCAGTTTATTTGTGCTGTtcttataggctacacataatCAGTCACGCacccatgcacactcactcaaacgtACACACTTGTTCAGTTGCCTCAACCAAACAGAAACATGTGACCACACCCatgtcacacaccacacacacacacacacacacacacacacacacacacacacacacaccatagattCAGACTTACCCACTTGTACAGTTAcctcaaacaaacagaaagatgtaaaacacacccatgccacacaccacacacacaaacacacacacacgcacgcacacacacacacacacttagagaatGTGTAAGAGAGGACAGACCTGTGTACCTGTGTTTCTCCTAcacgtacccacacacataatctcctcacatacacaccccaaCTAGTCAACTATCTCCCCAGTAAACTGGTGTAAACACAAGTGTACTGGATGATGCATGAGCCCATCTCTACTGACATGAATCTGCATGTAAAAAAATTGTCAAAAATAATCCAAAATCCTACTAGACCCTACCAGAGGCGTCATGCAAGCCAAAATTCTTAGGGGCACAATCAGCGACGTTGCAATAATTTtccgacgggggggggggcagtcaaTTATTAGATAAATATTAAGGGTGCTATATTGCTTTAAAGATCCCAAAATCCCTGAATAGACTAATAGGCTACCTTTGAATAGAATAGGCTATTTGGTAGGCTATAGTTATTTCTCTGTGGCTACTACGTTCACCTGCcttgctgttctattttgaatcTCTCCTGTTGGGGAAGACTATCAAATGGCTTTTACAATTCAAGTAAACATAGCCTTGTCAGGCGTTAGCCTAGATATAGCGAGCTATACGCAACTGAAACAAAAGTCACAAACTCTGTAGAACctaactccacattacggtttcATTTACAATAGGCCTAGGATAAATAGGAACCGACTGTAGGCCCATTGCtcacaaatatactgtagtgtagccTACGATAATTTGAACTTGCCTTGGCTTTGACTTCACCTGCCAACACTAACATAACGTCaacgcatccctgaacttgaaactcTTCCTCTCCAATCGCGACAGCTTTCAATCACAACGAGTTCTAGCCACAAGTGGTAGATAAACCAGTTTGTCCTGGCGGGCTACATCCCACTGCCCATTCACcctgagaagccggcttcccTAAATGCGATTTTGGAGCGTTTGGTGAACTTTGTGATCATCACCAACATTTCCAGGTCCACAAATAATTCCGCTACTATTTAATATCATCCGAATGTAATGTTGATTTATTGCATAGCCAGCCTACTTACCACTTCAACACCATCGACTGTAGCTGTCCAAACTGTGCAGTTAATTGTAGCCTAACGTTAACTGTAACAGttcaacataaacacaacaatGCGCGCTCAACGTGCGTGTGCGTTTCTACGGGAACATAGTATATGCTACAGACACCAATTTTAGGAAAAGGGCTGATGGTCGGTCTTTAGCTATATGTTTATTACACATCCAGAAGAATACATTTGAGTCGTTATAGGCGCTAGAATTGATTATTATGGAGCATAATCGGAAAgttatgatttaaaaaaatatcaggGACGAAAAATCAGAGAGGGCACGTGCCCCCTTTACTTCAATGGGCATGACGCCACTGGACCCTACAAGAAATGGACTCGGCAGTCCGTTGCAACTGTACCATTCTTGTAACATATCTTTGTGTCTAAAGCTTGTATTGTGTAGTTTAGTTTTGCCTGTGATTAACTGTATGATTAGTTAATCTATGAAATATGTATTAAAGTCATTAGTTTGTTGATTTGGTCTTGTGCTTTCAAGAGCTGGAACAAGCAGAATGTAGTCTGTGGCACTCTATGGTGCTGTACGGTACTGTCTGGTTCATGTGGAAGCAGGTGCGAGGGAAGTTGCTGAAGGAAATGCATGTGTTCAAGAAACTCTTACACAAGCGTCTCAGTAATAGCAATTTTAcctctgtgtgttttgaagAAAAATGAACCTGTCAGTGGGTCCTCCTCTAGGCAACCAAGAAGCACACCCAAAGCCACGATTGAAATCAGTCAGCATTCTGCTTTTAATTCCAATACAAACACTTTGCACAGTTAAAATCGTGGGAAAGCTGGTTTTTGATTGCTCTAGGCACGGCGGGGCGACCTCTGAGAGGTCACAGTCTCTAAAATCTGGGCTTGATATGAAGCTTTTCCCCTTttgctgaaagagagaaagagagagagagagagactttagtTAGTGTGACAGCCAAGGTTACTTATTCATGTAAAAAATGTTTCCGTAGTTCAGATGCATGGGGTCTGCTCAGTAGTCACCGTGGGAGGTCACATGACTCACCGATGGGTGGGACCAGGGCGTGAGGGGGCGTGTCTGGGGGGATGCCGTCCTCCGGGGAGCTGGGGAGGGCGATGAAAGACGGCAGTGACCGAGGGGTCGACGTGCACGAGAGGGACCCTTCCTCATTCTCCGGCTCAGCCGACGATGCCGAGAACGTCGAGTCTGTAACCGTGCCCTGACTGTGGTCTGGCCtgtaggggagagggggagagagacagagagagagagagagagagagagagggagagagagagagagttgaagggATGATAAAGAGATAGGGTGATAATGAGGCACTTGGAGGTTTCCAGCGTAAACAACAGTGACCTCCTCTACCTCGGTGTACGTTACAATTCTCATGTGGAACCGTCCGGGTTGCTTCAGCTTTCAAGATTCTCCAGCTTTCGAGTTCAAGATTCCAGAACAGCTGCTTAGCACACTAGCATCTTTGAATTTTTTTAGAGtggaaaatgaataaataggcattgaaaaaaaaaacaattgggGCTAACCACAACCACTCATGCAAGCGGTAATGGAAAAGGCAATGATGCTGATAAACATCAATGCTGCATggacatatatttatattaatgcattttggcaagtacattttaaactgctacaacaaaattcCCTAGTAGTCCTGGGCTTTGCTCCAAAAATGCtcaaattccctgactttccacGTCAggaaaaatatatttcagaagatATTTCAGGAATTCCGTGATGCCTGGGAACCCTGTGAGATGTGACGATGTGACAAAGCTCCTTTAAAAGTTCCTTGTAGCACAGATAttcctcatttgtgtgtgtgtgtgtgtgtgtgtgtgtctgagctcaCTTCTTTGAGGAGGCTTTAGCGAGTGCCTTTTTAgcgggcggtggcggcggcgctaGCGTCGACGAGGTCTTGTTTTGGGCCTGGCTGGCGGCCGCCGTCTTCCGGAGTCGGTGCTTCAGCTTACACTTGGATCCGCGCGGGCACACACCTGTCGCCGAGAAGTCCGCACACACCAGAGTGTGCTTCTTCTTACACTGAGGAGgagcgaccacacacacacacacacaggtttacaaATACACTGGCATAAGGTCACCTCAAAAAACAGGTCACCTTGTACTAACCCACACAGGCAAGCATACAcagatatataaacacacagaaatagagatacacacacacacacacacacacacacacacacacacacacacacacacacacacacacacacacttcctttctttttctctgcacatgcaacacaggaacacacacactcttcttttctctttctctccacatgctccacacacacacacacacacacacacacacactctaatcacCATACTGAGGGTACAAGTGGAAAACTAAGCACAGCTTGTGCTGTACACAAGTGTTTCACAATGTCCATTAAAATGAGCAGGTTTTATAACTGACATTGTATAGGGTGTTAGAAGTAagtccaccccccccacacacacacacacacattagaagtGTGAGGAACAACCTCCCCAGGGGAAGAAGGAAACCTTGACCAGAAACCCTCTCAGGGGGAAGCCTCATCTCCTCTGTCACGCCCAGTAGAATAGAATGTGAATGTGGttagctgtgtgtatgtgtgtgtgtgtgtgtgtgtgtgtgtgtgtgtgtgtgtgtgtgtgtgtgtgtgtgtgtgtgtgtgtgtgcgtgtgcgtgtgtgtctgcatgtgcatgcatgagggGGGGCTGTGTAATATGGGTGTAAATTGGCGGTTTCATTCTTCAGGAGATCCGATCCCTCCCACCTGTCAGAAAAGCTAATTATACCCACTATGGGGtgcttggcgtgtgtgtggctgtgtggctgtgtgtgtgtggtgtgtgtgtgtgtgtgtgtgtttgtgagagaatgtgtatgtgagtgtatgagggGAAAagtaatacgtgtgtgtgtgtgtatgtctgtgtgtgtgtgtgtgtacgaggtagcatctgtgtgtgtgtgtgtgtgtgtgtgtgtatgtagagcaGGTTGGTACTGAAATAGAGAGCAGGGAGTGGGACAGCTCAAGTTCCCGGGAACAGTGTGGACTCCCGGTCACCCCGCGGAGTAGTCGTCACGCAGACCATCTGAGCCCCCCGCgccaaacatacacacctcgcccctgttaccccccaacacacacacacacacacacacacacacacacacccctttgacACGTAGATCAGGTTAGAACCACAACTTCGCTGCAAAAACCACCTCACACAGAAGACCCTGTGCAGAACCCAAACTGTGCCTCATAGCAGACTACCCAcctcataccacacacacgctgcctcaTAGGACACCTTACATCCCCTCATAAAAACCTTATatcgcacacaaaacacaacacaccgtGTAAAAATAACTGACCCTCTACATCTGCGTTAAATCGAATACCCATGATACATATGAaacaatatatattatatattatattacatgactttatatatatatatacatacatacacacacacacagtgtgtgtgtatatacatatatagtgtgtatatacagtatacatatatgtatactgtatatacacactatatatgcatatataaaACAATATTGTTAAAGTGTCAAATGATGCATTCTggctgttgaaaaaaaaaagcaattgtATTTATTTGGATCATGTGATGAGCAAAGCCTCTCTGGCATGAAACAGCACTGATTACTCATTTCACCACAATCAGATAATAGCTTCAGCCCGGCTCCCTTCAGGACcaacactgcagtgtgtgtgtgtgtgtgtgtgtgtgtgtgtgtgtgtgtgtgtgtgtgtgtgtgtgtgtgtgtgtgtgtgtgtgcgcgcgatgCCATCACACAA
This genomic interval carries:
- the mafaa gene encoding transcription factor MafAa, producing the protein MATDLAMSAELPNSPLAIEYVNDFDLMKFEVKKEPPEAERYCHRLPPGSLSSTPLSTPCSSVPSSPSFGAPSPGAPPGHNLANGVNNNNSNNNNNPSAGGKGQLEDLYWIPNYQHHINPEALNLTPEDAVEALIGNAHHHHHHHAPYEGFRGPQYAGEDLSTNANGHHHHPPLHHHHHSHHSHARLEDRFSDEQLVSMTVRELNRQLRGFSKEEVIRLKQKRRTLKNRGYAQSCRFKRVQQRHMLESEKCTLQNQVEQLKQEVARLVKERDLYKEKYEKLASRTFSGSGNGREASNGSHGKGSNEFFMS